The following are encoded in a window of Flavobacterium sp. WC2421 genomic DNA:
- a CDS encoding methylmalonyl-CoA mutase family protein — MNPQTPYIPKNKVRIVTAASLFDGHDAAINIMRRIIQSTGVEVIHLGHDRSVEEVVNTAIQEDANAIALTSYQGGHNEYFKYMYDLLKEKGAGHIKIFGGGGGVILPSEIAELQAYGITRIYAPDDGRSMGLQGMINDLVQQSDFPTGDKLTDEVAQLASKNPTAIARIISAAENFPEIAKPALDAIHEINKNCKTPVLGITGTGGAGKSSLVDELVRRFLVDFPEKTIGLISVDPSKRKTGGALLGDRIRMNAINSPRVYMRSLATRQSNLALSKYVADAIQVIKAAKYDIIILETSGIGQSDTEIMDHSDVSLYVMTPEFGAATQLEKIDMLDFADLVALNKFDKRGALDAIRDVKKQYQRNHNLWDANPDDMPVFGTIASQFNDPGMNTLYKSIMDKIVEKTDSDLKSTFEVTREMSEKIFVIPPHRTRYLSEIAESNRKYDETALSQQKVAQKLYGIFKTIESVSGNVPVITKTGLDDTSVYPSAIKEHDENNIFLNLLLNQFDKVKMDLDPYNWEVILTWDEKVNKYKNPIYSFKVRDKVIEIKTHSESLSHSQIPKIALPKYEAWGDILRWCLQENVPGEFPFTSGLYPFKREGEDPSRMFAGEGGPERTNKRFHYVSAGLPAKRLSTAFDSVTLYGNDPHLRPDIYGKIGNAGVSICCLDDAKKLYSGFDLVHAMTSVSMTINGPAPMLLGFFMNAAIDQQCELYIKANDLEKEVEAKISKIYKEKGVNRPVYNGDLPEGNNGLGLFLLGITGDQVLPLDVYNEIKVRTLSQVRGTVQADILKEDQAQNTCIFSTEFALRLMGDVQEYFITNNVRNFYSVSISGYHIAEAGANPITQLAFTLSNGFTYVEYYLSRGMSINDFGPNLSFFFSNGVDPEYAVIGRVARKIWAKAMKVKYGANERAQMLKYHIQTSGRSLHAQEIDFNDIRTTLQALYAIYDNCNSLHTNAYDEAITTPTEESVRRAMAIQLIINKELGLAKNENPIQGSFIIEELTDLVEAAVLQEFDRITERGGVLGAMETMYQRSKIQEESLYYETLKHTGEFPIIGVNTFLSSKGSPTVIPAEVIRATEEEKRFQIHTLENLHKANAMQVKEQLDRIQDAAIENENLFDHLMEATKVCTLGQITAALFEVGGQYRRNM, encoded by the coding sequence TGAATACCGCTATTCAAGAAGATGCTAATGCAATTGCTTTGACTTCCTATCAAGGAGGCCATAATGAGTATTTTAAATACATGTATGATTTGCTAAAAGAAAAAGGAGCAGGACATATTAAAATTTTCGGAGGAGGAGGAGGAGTAATTTTGCCTTCTGAAATTGCGGAATTACAAGCTTACGGAATCACCCGAATTTATGCGCCAGATGATGGGCGTTCGATGGGATTACAAGGAATGATTAATGATTTAGTTCAACAATCAGACTTTCCTACTGGAGACAAATTAACGGATGAAGTAGCGCAATTGGCTTCCAAAAATCCAACAGCTATTGCTAGAATAATTTCGGCGGCAGAGAATTTTCCTGAAATTGCGAAACCAGCATTGGATGCCATTCATGAAATAAATAAAAACTGCAAAACACCCGTTCTAGGAATTACTGGTACTGGTGGAGCTGGAAAATCATCATTAGTAGATGAATTAGTTCGTCGTTTTCTAGTCGATTTTCCAGAGAAAACCATTGGTTTAATTTCGGTTGATCCATCAAAACGTAAAACAGGAGGAGCGCTTCTTGGAGATCGAATTCGTATGAATGCGATTAATAGTCCTAGAGTGTATATGCGTTCTCTAGCAACACGTCAATCCAATCTAGCCTTATCAAAATATGTTGCTGATGCGATTCAAGTAATCAAAGCGGCAAAATACGATATCATCATTTTGGAAACTTCAGGAATTGGTCAATCGGATACCGAGATTATGGACCATTCTGATGTTTCGTTATACGTAATGACACCAGAATTTGGTGCTGCAACACAATTAGAAAAAATCGACATGCTTGATTTTGCTGATTTAGTAGCATTGAATAAATTTGATAAACGTGGCGCATTAGATGCTATTCGTGATGTAAAAAAACAATACCAACGCAATCATAATCTATGGGATGCAAATCCAGATGATATGCCTGTTTTTGGAACTATTGCTTCACAGTTCAATGATCCGGGAATGAATACGCTTTACAAATCCATTATGGATAAAATTGTAGAGAAAACGGATTCCGACTTGAAATCAACCTTTGAAGTAACGCGTGAAATGAGTGAGAAGATCTTCGTAATTCCACCTCACAGAACCCGTTATTTGTCTGAAATTGCCGAAAGCAACAGAAAATATGATGAAACCGCTTTGAGCCAACAAAAAGTAGCTCAAAAATTGTATGGTATTTTCAAAACTATAGAATCGGTTTCTGGAAATGTTCCAGTGATTACTAAAACTGGACTTGACGATACTTCGGTTTATCCAAGTGCAATCAAAGAGCACGATGAAAATAATATCTTTCTTAACCTTTTATTGAATCAATTTGATAAAGTAAAAATGGATTTAGATCCTTACAATTGGGAAGTAATCTTGACTTGGGATGAAAAAGTAAACAAATATAAAAACCCGATCTACTCGTTTAAAGTTAGAGATAAGGTTATTGAAATAAAAACACATTCGGAATCGTTATCGCACTCCCAAATTCCAAAAATTGCCTTGCCTAAGTACGAAGCTTGGGGAGATATATTGAGATGGTGTTTACAAGAAAATGTACCAGGAGAATTCCCTTTTACCTCCGGATTGTATCCTTTTAAAAGAGAAGGAGAAGATCCATCACGTATGTTTGCAGGTGAAGGTGGACCGGAAAGAACTAACAAGCGTTTTCATTATGTAAGTGCAGGTTTACCGGCTAAGCGTTTATCAACTGCTTTTGACAGTGTGACTTTGTACGGTAATGATCCGCATTTGCGTCCTGATATTTACGGAAAAATTGGTAATGCTGGAGTTTCTATTTGTTGTTTAGATGATGCTAAAAAATTGTATTCAGGTTTTGATTTGGTACATGCTATGACTTCGGTAAGTATGACAATCAATGGACCAGCGCCTATGCTGCTTGGTTTCTTTATGAATGCTGCTATTGATCAACAATGTGAGTTGTACATCAAAGCTAATGATTTAGAAAAAGAAGTAGAAGCTAAAATTAGCAAAATATATAAAGAAAAAGGAGTTAATCGCCCTGTTTACAATGGTGATTTACCCGAAGGGAATAATGGTTTAGGTTTGTTCCTTTTAGGAATAACAGGAGATCAAGTATTGCCTTTAGACGTATATAATGAAATTAAAGTTAGAACACTTTCACAAGTTCGTGGAACGGTTCAGGCTGATATTTTAAAAGAAGATCAAGCGCAGAATACGTGTATTTTCTCTACCGAATTTGCTTTGCGTTTAATGGGAGACGTTCAAGAATATTTTATTACTAACAATGTTCGTAATTTTTATTCGGTTTCAATATCGGGATACCATATTGCTGAGGCGGGTGCAAACCCAATAACACAATTGGCATTTACACTTTCAAATGGATTTACGTATGTAGAATACTATTTGAGTCGTGGAATGAGTATCAATGATTTTGGACCTAACTTATCGTTCTTCTTTTCGAACGGAGTAGATCCTGAATATGCAGTTATTGGTCGTGTGGCACGTAAAATTTGGGCGAAAGCCATGAAAGTTAAATACGGAGCTAACGAAAGAGCGCAAATGTTGAAATACCATATTCAAACGTCTGGACGTTCTTTACATGCGCAAGAGATAGATTTCAATGATATCCGTACCACATTACAAGCATTATATGCTATTTATGACAACTGTAATTCTTTGCATACCAATGCGTATGATGAAGCGATTACAACACCTACAGAAGAATCAGTACGTCGTGCCATGGCAATCCAATTGATTATTAATAAAGAGTTAGGTCTAGCCAAAAATGAAAATCCAATTCAAGGTTCGTTTATCATTGAAGAATTAACGGATCTTGTTGAAGCAGCTGTTCTGCAAGAATTTGATAGAATAACTGAAAGAGGAGGAGTTCTTGGTGCTATGGAAACCATGTACCAACGTTCTAAAATTCAAGAAGAAAGTTTGTATTATGAAACGTTGAAACATACTGGGGAATTCCCAATCATAGGAGTAAATACGTTTTTAAGTTCCAAAGGGTCGCCAACAGTGATTCCTGCTGAAGTGATTCGTGCAACGGAAGAAGAAAAGCGATTCCAGATTCATACCTTGGAAAACTTACATAAAGCCAATGCAATGCAAGTAAAAGAACAATTGGACCGCATACAAGACGCAGCAATTGAAAATGAAAACTTATTTGACCACTTAATGGAAGCAACTAAGGTATGTACGTTAGGACAAATAACTGCCGCTTTATTTGAAGTGGGTGGACAATACAGAAGAAATATGTAA